One window of Litorilinea aerophila genomic DNA carries:
- a CDS encoding DUF6772 family protein, which translates to MNSNTRQALLRADPHLSRFDPLSRIIVYDDFDHGLQGWTGLIGNYEESLDAMLPPYRELRDPMLSNLTVWDSGTDGSFNGTYALKLATLPRPGALAVAIKRLTFRQLGPIRLETYFTFKPEASELRLSETDVRSFGVLFDLQHGDRHPAPRERVMPHLRYLNALDGQAVARWQFKRRREPMADIGGSGKTRSHFHLAPEGWEDIPDGEQLLCYNEIATKHNWHYLRVDFDLTSMSFQGIRCNDRTFDVSPLEPMRLPAMANLWCMLNLVFWVETDRAKRAFLYLDSVLLSGEWD; encoded by the coding sequence GTGAACAGCAATACACGGCAGGCGCTCCTGCGCGCCGACCCCCACCTGAGCCGCTTCGACCCCCTCTCCCGCATCATCGTCTACGACGACTTCGACCATGGCCTCCAGGGCTGGACCGGCCTCATCGGCAACTACGAGGAGAGCCTGGACGCCATGTTGCCGCCCTACCGGGAGCTGCGGGACCCCATGCTCAGCAACCTTACGGTCTGGGATTCGGGCACCGACGGCTCCTTCAACGGCACCTACGCGCTCAAGCTGGCCACCCTCCCCAGGCCGGGCGCTCTGGCTGTAGCCATCAAGCGCCTGACCTTCCGCCAGCTGGGGCCCATCCGGCTGGAGACCTACTTCACCTTCAAGCCAGAAGCGTCCGAGCTGCGGCTGTCGGAGACGGACGTGCGGTCCTTCGGCGTCCTCTTCGACCTGCAGCACGGTGACCGGCACCCGGCCCCCCGGGAGCGGGTGATGCCCCACCTGCGCTACCTCAACGCGCTGGACGGCCAGGCGGTGGCCCGCTGGCAGTTCAAGCGGCGGCGGGAGCCCATGGCCGACATCGGCGGCAGCGGCAAGACCCGCTCCCATTTCCACCTGGCGCCCGAAGGCTGGGAGGACATCCCAGACGGGGAGCAGCTCCTCTGCTACAACGAGATCGCAACCAAGCACAACTGGCACTACCTGCGGGTGGACTTTGACCTGACCAGCATGTCCTTCCAGGGCATCCGCTGCAACGACCGCACCTTCGACGTGAGCCCGCTGGAACCCATGCGCCTGCCGGCCATGGCCAACCTCTGGTGTATGCTCAACCTGGTCTTCTGGGTGGAGACGGACCGGGCCAAGCGGGCCTTTTTGTACCTGGATTCTGTGTTGCTTTCCGGGGAGTGGGATTGA
- a CDS encoding zinc-dependent alcohol dehydrogenase — protein MERHGKRLVLQPDGQVTIEPFHVPQPGPDQILVRIALTQVSAGSEINAVRRRRQATPAERARFAPTGLGYTAIGRVAAVGQEIRDYAVGDYVLCSGNHGTHWLVTPDKALAYDTVPQEYNIEKLPEGIPETTAAFCVLGDVALHGVRLGQIQIGESVAIHGLGVIGLLAVQLCRLSGAYPVIGLDLVEERLALARRLGASHTIDVRAQEPAPAIHALTLLPWRWRGALPGLEPGSGAEAQLHCTSFIGNYPELIKAAADRGRIILVGATAGSVAIESQELFRREITIRGSYQTGMAEPHPYWPWSRARNRHVILDLIRRGELQVEPLISHVVPYTDAPELYDLMMAGGAGWLSVFFRWE, from the coding sequence ATGGAACGTCACGGCAAGCGGCTCGTCCTGCAGCCCGATGGCCAGGTCACCATCGAGCCCTTCCATGTCCCCCAACCGGGGCCCGACCAGATCTTGGTGCGCATCGCCCTCACCCAGGTGAGCGCGGGGAGCGAGATCAATGCGGTGCGCCGGCGACGCCAGGCGACACCGGCAGAGCGCGCCCGCTTTGCGCCGACCGGCCTGGGCTACACGGCCATCGGGCGGGTGGCCGCCGTTGGGCAGGAGATCCGCGACTACGCGGTGGGCGACTACGTGCTCTGCAGCGGCAACCACGGCACCCACTGGCTAGTTACGCCGGACAAAGCCCTGGCCTACGACACCGTGCCCCAGGAGTACAACATCGAGAAGTTGCCCGAGGGCATCCCCGAAACCACGGCTGCCTTCTGCGTCCTGGGCGATGTGGCTTTGCATGGGGTGCGCCTGGGCCAGATCCAGATCGGGGAGTCGGTGGCCATCCATGGCCTGGGCGTCATCGGCCTGCTGGCCGTGCAACTCTGCCGCCTCTCGGGCGCCTATCCGGTGATCGGCCTGGACCTGGTGGAGGAGCGGCTGGCCCTGGCGCGGCGACTGGGCGCCAGCCACACCATCGACGTACGCGCGCAGGAGCCGGCCCCGGCCATCCACGCGCTCACTCTCCTGCCCTGGCGCTGGCGGGGTGCGTTGCCAGGCCTGGAGCCAGGCAGCGGCGCGGAAGCGCAGCTCCACTGCACCTCGTTCATCGGCAACTACCCGGAGCTGATCAAGGCGGCGGCCGACCGGGGCCGCATCATCCTGGTGGGCGCGACCGCGGGCAGCGTGGCCATCGAATCCCAGGAGCTCTTCCGGCGGGAGATCACCATCCGCGGCTCCTACCAGACGGGCATGGCCGAGCCCCATCCCTACTGGCCCTGGTCCCGGGCCCGCAACCGGCATGTCATCCTCGACCTGATCCGCCGGGGCGAACTCCAGGTCGAGCCCCTGATCAGCCATGTGGTTCCGTACACCGACGCGCCCGAGCTCTACGATCTGATGATGGCCGGCGGCGCCGGCTGGTTGAGCGTCTTCTTCCGCTGGGAGTAA
- a CDS encoding Ldh family oxidoreductase codes for MEGNAIIQADALRAFVAAVFERAGLAPGPASDAADVLVWANLRGVDTHGVRNLKPLYINLIDQGRIDARARCTVEYETPLTARVDGGGGLGLANACWGMRLAMEKARQSGIGLVAMRHSHHFGAAGYYPWMALQQDLIGIGLTGRFAARGAEIGVVPTFAAVPMFSTNPISIAFPTAEEPPFLLDMATSITPYNRVKMYQELGRILPLGWGMDDQGQPATDPAVVRRLYPLGGSREMGGHKGYGLAMVVEVLCAGLSGEWCDGHDEDDRCFEGYAQTHDAHFFGAIRVDLFRPLEEFKRSMDAMIRALHAAPKEPGQERIYVAGEIEHETEQERRRKGIPLPANVVADLQELSRRFDVPLALGEAKAGP; via the coding sequence ATGGAAGGGAACGCCATCATCCAAGCCGATGCGTTGCGGGCCTTCGTGGCTGCCGTCTTCGAGCGGGCGGGGCTCGCCCCAGGCCCGGCCTCGGACGCGGCCGATGTCCTGGTGTGGGCGAACCTGCGGGGGGTGGATACCCACGGGGTGCGCAACCTGAAGCCCCTGTACATCAATCTCATCGACCAGGGGCGCATCGATGCACGCGCCCGCTGCACCGTCGAGTACGAGACCCCGCTGACGGCCCGGGTGGACGGGGGCGGCGGGCTGGGGCTGGCCAACGCCTGCTGGGGCATGCGCCTGGCCATGGAAAAGGCCAGGCAATCGGGCATCGGACTGGTGGCCATGCGCCACTCCCACCACTTTGGCGCCGCGGGCTACTACCCCTGGATGGCCCTGCAGCAGGACCTGATCGGCATCGGCCTGACCGGCCGCTTCGCGGCCCGGGGGGCGGAGATCGGGGTGGTGCCCACCTTTGCCGCGGTGCCCATGTTCTCCACCAACCCCATCAGCATCGCCTTCCCCACCGCGGAGGAACCGCCCTTCCTGCTGGACATGGCCACCTCCATCACGCCCTACAACCGGGTCAAGATGTACCAGGAGCTGGGCCGAATCCTTCCCCTGGGCTGGGGCATGGACGACCAGGGCCAGCCGGCCACCGATCCGGCCGTGGTGCGCCGCCTCTATCCCCTGGGCGGCAGCCGGGAGATGGGTGGCCACAAGGGCTACGGCCTGGCCATGGTGGTGGAAGTGCTCTGCGCGGGATTGTCTGGGGAATGGTGCGACGGCCACGACGAGGACGACCGCTGCTTTGAGGGCTACGCGCAAACCCACGACGCCCACTTCTTCGGCGCCATCCGGGTGGATCTCTTCCGCCCGCTGGAGGAATTCAAACGCAGCATGGATGCCATGATCCGGGCCCTCCACGCCGCACCTAAAGAGCCGGGCCAGGAGCGGATCTACGTGGCCGGGGAGATCGAGCACGAGACCGAACAGGAACGGCGTCGAAAGGGCATTCCCCTGCCCGCCAACGTGGTGGCCGATCTGCAGGAGCTGTCCCGCCGTTTCGACGTCCCCCTGGCACTGGGCGAGGCCAAGGCCGGGCCGTAG
- a CDS encoding ABC transporter permease, giving the protein MNPYIFRRILQAFPVLLGITLITFFFTELAPGDAVSAMLLEQQGGISGEIDVAALRAKYGLDQPAPVRYVRWLGGILQGNMGVRVRSGVPVAEEIGRRLPATLQLMLGAMLISIGLGIPLGVWSALRQYSLTDYILTGFVFMGISVPGFFAAIALIYLLAVKLGWFPTSGYSTPGQDFTLWQQALDRLHHMALPALVLGIESTAAIMRYTRASMLEVIRQDYMVTARSKGLPTWLVVSRHGLRNALLPVITIIGLRLPSLFGGAIIIETIFNWPGMGTLYMDGVSTRDYPLIMSMVLISAVVIVVSNLITDLSYALIDPRVRYD; this is encoded by the coding sequence ATGAACCCTTACATCTTTCGACGGATTCTGCAGGCATTTCCGGTATTGCTGGGGATCACCCTCATCACCTTTTTCTTTACCGAACTGGCCCCAGGGGATGCGGTCTCCGCCATGTTGCTGGAGCAACAGGGAGGCATCAGCGGCGAGATCGACGTCGCGGCGCTGCGGGCCAAATATGGGTTGGATCAACCGGCGCCCGTACGCTATGTACGCTGGCTGGGGGGTATCCTTCAGGGCAACATGGGTGTGCGGGTACGTAGCGGTGTTCCCGTTGCCGAAGAGATCGGGCGCCGTCTGCCGGCCACCCTCCAGCTCATGCTGGGCGCCATGCTCATCTCCATTGGCCTTGGGATTCCCCTGGGTGTGTGGTCCGCCTTGCGCCAATACTCCCTGACCGACTATATCCTGACCGGCTTCGTGTTTATGGGTATTTCGGTGCCCGGTTTCTTTGCCGCCATTGCCCTGATCTATCTCCTGGCGGTCAAGCTGGGCTGGTTTCCAACCAGCGGTTACAGCACGCCCGGCCAGGATTTCACCCTCTGGCAACAGGCACTGGACCGACTCCACCACATGGCCTTGCCAGCCCTGGTGTTGGGCATCGAAAGCACTGCGGCCATCATGCGCTATACGCGCGCCAGCATGCTGGAAGTGATCCGGCAGGACTACATGGTGACCGCCCGGAGCAAAGGGCTGCCCACCTGGCTGGTGGTGTCGCGACACGGCCTGCGCAATGCCCTGTTGCCCGTCATCACCATCATCGGGCTTCGCCTGCCCAGCCTCTTCGGCGGTGCGATCATCATTGAAACCATCTTCAACTGGCCGGGGATGGGCACCCTGTACATGGATGGCGTGAGCACGCGCGACTACCCCCTGATCATGAGCATGGTGCTAATCTCTGCCGTGGTGATTGTGGTGAGCAATCTCATTACCGACTTATCTTACGCCCTCATCGACCCAAGGGTACGTTACGACTAG
- a CDS encoding sugar phosphate isomerase/epimerase family protein, with protein MRFGMSGCFLPDNMDELTPAMCQRVRELGFSGIFTRFRKNDPHTTPRHKAERVRALLADHGLRMYQATGYWQNLITPDENRRREAVRTLQAALRLAGWMGARGIDTGPGSMNPAGPWFPHPDNWTSSARRQLVKSLKECAPAAEDAGVYLSLESHQLVTLKTPEITREILDEVGSPWVRCDYDSANWITLDTIFDTTAALNHHFDLLGDHIVSCHAKDIWIENRLTLHLQDGCPGKGLMDFKTLFRRMEALNPDYPVIAEGNSTEELPFVSELFHNTARELGISVLD; from the coding sequence ATGCGCTTTGGCATGAGCGGCTGCTTTCTACCGGACAACATGGATGAGCTCACCCCGGCCATGTGCCAACGGGTTCGGGAGCTGGGCTTCAGCGGCATCTTCACCCGCTTCCGCAAGAACGATCCCCACACCACGCCCCGCCATAAGGCCGAACGGGTCCGGGCTCTGCTGGCCGACCACGGCCTGCGCATGTATCAGGCCACCGGCTACTGGCAAAACCTGATCACCCCGGACGAAAACCGGCGCCGGGAAGCAGTGCGCACCCTGCAGGCGGCCCTGCGCCTGGCCGGCTGGATGGGCGCCCGGGGCATCGACACCGGCCCCGGCTCCATGAACCCGGCCGGCCCCTGGTTTCCCCACCCGGACAACTGGACGTCCAGCGCCCGTCGCCAGCTCGTCAAAAGCCTGAAAGAATGTGCGCCCGCAGCAGAGGATGCCGGCGTCTACCTCAGCCTGGAGAGCCACCAGCTGGTCACCCTCAAGACGCCGGAGATCACCAGGGAGATCCTGGACGAGGTGGGCTCGCCCTGGGTGCGCTGCGACTACGATTCGGCCAACTGGATTACCCTGGACACCATCTTCGACACCACCGCAGCCCTCAACCACCACTTCGACCTGCTGGGCGACCATATCGTGAGCTGCCACGCCAAGGATATCTGGATCGAAAACCGGCTGACCCTGCACCTGCAGGACGGCTGCCCGGGCAAGGGGCTGATGGACTTCAAGACCCTCTTCCGGCGGATGGAAGCCCTGAACCCCGACTACCCGGTGATCGCCGAAGGCAACAGCACCGAAGAGCTGCCCTTCGTCAGCGAGCTCTTCCACAACACCGCCCGAGAGCTGGGCATTTCGGTACTGGACTGA
- a CDS encoding M55 family metallopeptidase: protein MKFVVAVDCEGVACVVGSPGGSLNQSRDLEFAKLQATREANAAAQGLFAAGATQVIVWDNHNGSLNLHYDLLDKRCDIALGVDFGQRFPGMDSSFAGVALIGYHAMDNTQNAVICHSFSSASYQWMKINGQEVGEMAIDGAVAGERGVPVLFVASDDKGVAEARRFFPGVETVTTKQAFGWNAAISKHPKRVVAEIHEGVQRAVAKLDTLQPFTFASPMTFQIRFKRLEAAQAASRNASGWERVDAYTVQRRLTSIQDYF, encoded by the coding sequence ATGAAATTTGTCGTCGCGGTGGACTGTGAGGGCGTGGCCTGTGTGGTGGGCTCGCCCGGCGGCTCCCTCAACCAGTCCCGAGATCTGGAATTTGCCAAGCTCCAGGCGACCCGGGAGGCCAACGCCGCGGCCCAGGGGCTCTTCGCGGCCGGGGCCACCCAGGTCATCGTCTGGGACAACCACAACGGCAGTCTCAACCTCCATTACGATCTGCTGGACAAACGCTGTGACATCGCGCTGGGTGTGGATTTCGGACAGCGCTTCCCCGGCATGGACAGCAGCTTCGCCGGCGTGGCCCTCATCGGCTACCACGCCATGGACAACACCCAGAACGCGGTGATCTGCCATTCCTTCAGCTCCGCCAGCTATCAGTGGATGAAGATCAACGGCCAGGAGGTGGGCGAGATGGCCATTGACGGTGCAGTGGCCGGCGAACGGGGTGTGCCGGTCCTCTTCGTGGCCAGCGACGACAAGGGCGTGGCCGAAGCCCGACGCTTCTTCCCCGGCGTGGAGACCGTCACCACCAAGCAGGCCTTCGGCTGGAATGCGGCCATCAGCAAGCACCCCAAGCGGGTGGTGGCCGAGATCCACGAGGGTGTCCAGCGGGCGGTGGCAAAGCTGGACACGTTGCAGCCCTTCACCTTTGCCAGCCCCATGACCTTCCAGATCCGCTTCAAGCGGCTGGAGGCAGCCCAGGCCGCCAGCCGCAACGCCTCCGGCTGGGAACGGGTGGACGCGTACACGGTGCAGCGCCGGCTTACATCCATTCAAGACTATTTCTGA
- the opp4C gene encoding oligopeptide ABC transporter permease: protein MSASDTPLDRRQDSTADTPLPTPSLVADRGQIQSPGQRALRRFLRHRLAVASLIFMILVTLTVFPLAPLVAPIPPEKTDLRAVRQPPSREHLLGTDLIGRDVLSRVVYGGRVSIAVGLVAVLLFLSIGTLLGSLAGYYGGRVDMVIMRVTDTFMAFPVLVILISIVAIVGPGLRNAMIAIGLIGWTGVARLVRGQILAVREMDFVLAAEAIGVPRRQILLRHILPSIVAPITVAGSFGIAGAILTEAGLSFLGLGVQVPTPSWGNMLNEAQSIQIIESFPWLWLPPGLMISLCVLAINFIGDGLRDALDPRMTLD, encoded by the coding sequence ATGTCTGCTTCTGATACCCCACTTGACCGTCGCCAAGACAGTACAGCGGATACGCCGCTGCCCACCCCATCCCTCGTGGCGGATCGCGGCCAGATCCAATCGCCAGGCCAACGAGCCCTGCGCCGCTTTTTGCGCCATCGCCTGGCCGTCGCCAGCCTGATCTTCATGATCCTGGTGACCCTGACCGTCTTTCCCCTGGCGCCGCTGGTAGCGCCCATCCCGCCGGAGAAGACCGACCTGCGGGCGGTACGCCAGCCCCCCAGCCGGGAGCACCTCCTGGGCACGGACCTCATCGGGCGAGACGTGTTGAGCCGGGTGGTCTACGGGGGCCGGGTCTCCATTGCGGTGGGGTTGGTGGCTGTGCTCCTCTTCCTGAGCATCGGCACGCTGTTGGGCAGCCTGGCTGGCTACTACGGCGGCCGGGTGGATATGGTGATCATGCGGGTGACCGACACCTTCATGGCCTTCCCGGTGCTGGTCATCCTCATCAGCATCGTCGCCATCGTGGGGCCGGGGCTGCGCAACGCCATGATCGCCATTGGCCTCATCGGATGGACCGGTGTGGCACGCCTGGTGCGGGGTCAAATTCTGGCCGTGCGGGAGATGGACTTTGTCCTGGCCGCCGAGGCCATCGGCGTTCCCCGGCGCCAAATTCTGCTACGGCATATTCTGCCCAGCATCGTCGCGCCCATCACTGTCGCCGGCAGCTTCGGCATCGCCGGCGCCATCCTCACCGAGGCCGGCCTGAGCTTCCTGGGGCTCGGGGTCCAAGTGCCCACGCCCAGTTGGGGCAACATGCTCAATGAAGCCCAGTCCATCCAGATCATCGAGTCCTTTCCCTGGCTCTGGCTTCCGCCAGGCCTGATGATCAGCCTTTGCGTGTTGGCCATCAACTTCATCGGCGATGGGCTACGGGACGCGCTGGATCCGCGCATGACCCTGGATTGA
- a CDS encoding ABC transporter substrate-binding protein, translated as MNGRLRYFPLMLLALALWLVAACAQPAETGSGAPPPADAPQPTQEAAATTEMSASTDRPWINLCESEPQAGGSITLAIADDAMVGRNWLARGSTNESFIFSQLVDLSIEDAETFEPDVASSWEISEDGLTYVYHLRDDVLWHDGEQLTAEDVKWTIEMVSHPDSGVTIRTVLPLDAIAGYEAFVQGEADEITGVQVLDDYTVQITLSAPRADFFYGMGGMNLYPKHIWEGIPFAEMTTSPYAREQVVGSGPFKMGEFVPDQYYILEAFDDYYKGRPYLDQLIFRIGLTSVASWMPGLESGEIQVGNMVNGLDRERVEANDALTVVGAPLPGAMSIWPNHRNFPDKRVLQALMYAIDREAITQGVYGPGQALPYDYDNVDPNHNWISPNINDYPYDVEKAKALLAEAGWDPNRELEFITYYQTELDRNVVAAMQQFWAEAGIKVNVAHMDAPSWAARVYEEPDYDLAYGCCGISVPFEYARYSCANVPPNGLNVSAYCNEEVDRLVQEAMVEPNAEARKQLWYRISEITNEEMLHLTLFQQDRRHAISKNVCNYQFRQWSNIVWPERNPHTWYLGQ; from the coding sequence ATGAACGGCAGATTGCGCTATTTCCCTCTCATGCTCCTGGCCCTGGCCCTCTGGCTGGTGGCTGCCTGTGCCCAACCCGCAGAGACAGGCAGCGGGGCTCCCCCCCCAGCGGATGCGCCGCAGCCAACCCAAGAAGCCGCTGCCACAACCGAGATGAGCGCCTCGACGGACCGCCCCTGGATCAACCTGTGTGAGAGCGAGCCCCAGGCGGGCGGATCCATCACCCTGGCCATTGCAGACGACGCCATGGTGGGGCGCAACTGGCTGGCCCGCGGGAGCACCAACGAATCGTTCATCTTCAGCCAGCTTGTCGACCTGAGCATTGAAGACGCGGAGACCTTTGAGCCGGATGTGGCCAGCAGTTGGGAAATCTCTGAAGATGGCCTCACTTATGTCTACCACTTGAGGGACGATGTGCTCTGGCACGACGGTGAACAGCTCACCGCAGAGGATGTCAAATGGACCATCGAGATGGTCTCCCACCCCGATTCCGGCGTCACCATCCGCACGGTCTTACCCCTGGATGCCATCGCCGGTTACGAAGCTTTCGTCCAGGGTGAGGCTGATGAGATCACAGGCGTACAGGTGTTGGACGATTACACCGTTCAGATCACCCTGTCTGCGCCCCGGGCCGACTTCTTCTACGGTATGGGCGGGATGAACCTCTACCCCAAACACATTTGGGAGGGGATCCCCTTTGCGGAGATGACCACATCTCCCTATGCCCGGGAACAGGTGGTAGGCTCCGGCCCCTTCAAAATGGGTGAATTTGTGCCCGATCAGTATTACATCCTGGAAGCGTTCGACGACTACTACAAGGGCCGGCCCTACCTGGATCAGCTCATCTTCCGCATCGGCCTCACTTCTGTTGCCTCCTGGATGCCCGGGCTGGAAAGTGGCGAGATCCAGGTCGGAAACATGGTCAACGGGCTGGATCGGGAGCGGGTAGAAGCCAATGACGCGTTGACCGTGGTCGGTGCCCCCCTGCCAGGCGCCATGAGCATCTGGCCGAACCATCGCAATTTCCCGGACAAGCGTGTCCTGCAGGCCTTGATGTATGCCATCGACCGGGAAGCCATTACCCAGGGCGTCTACGGACCCGGCCAGGCCCTCCCCTACGATTACGACAACGTGGATCCCAACCACAACTGGATCAGCCCGAACATCAACGACTACCCCTACGACGTGGAAAAGGCCAAGGCGTTGCTGGCCGAAGCAGGCTGGGATCCCAATCGGGAGCTTGAATTCATCACCTACTATCAGACCGAACTGGACCGCAATGTGGTGGCAGCCATGCAACAGTTCTGGGCAGAGGCCGGCATCAAAGTCAACGTCGCCCACATGGATGCGCCCAGTTGGGCAGCCCGGGTTTACGAGGAACCAGATTACGACCTGGCCTACGGCTGCTGCGGCATCTCGGTTCCCTTCGAGTATGCCCGTTACTCCTGCGCCAACGTCCCGCCCAATGGGCTCAATGTCTCTGCCTATTGCAACGAAGAAGTCGATCGTCTGGTCCAGGAGGCCATGGTGGAGCCCAATGCGGAGGCGCGCAAGCAACTCTGGTATCGGATCAGCGAAATCACCAATGAAGAAATGTTGCATCTGACCCTCTTCCAACAGGACCGTCGCCACGCCATCAGCAAGAACGTGTGCAACTACCAGTTCCGCCAGTGGTCCAACATTGTCTGGCCAGAGCGCAATCCTCACACCTGGTATCTGGGTCAATAG
- a CDS encoding SDR family NAD(P)-dependent oxidoreductase, with the protein MPNLRFAAPHERRVAIVTGGARGLGRACALRLAEDGRDMVIADVLADESQRVVQEVEALGQQACYIPTDVSDEAAVHAMVQQTVARFGRLDILVCCAGILGQEAPFLEQSAAQFDRVMRINVYGVYYAHQAALPHMLQGGWGRCVTITSGARHAATNQVPYGVSKGAVYSLIGALGNAYPRQNVFVNGVEPGRALTDMVVPRFTPEFLADPGNPIGRYADPEEIAEVVAFLCSERNTYTTGAVWSVKGASG; encoded by the coding sequence ATGCCCAACCTGCGTTTTGCCGCGCCCCATGAACGCCGGGTCGCCATTGTCACCGGCGGCGCGCGCGGCCTGGGACGAGCCTGCGCCCTGCGCCTGGCCGAAGACGGCCGAGATATGGTGATTGCGGACGTGTTGGCGGACGAAAGCCAGAGGGTGGTCCAGGAGGTGGAAGCCCTGGGCCAGCAAGCCTGCTACATCCCCACCGACGTGAGCGACGAGGCCGCGGTCCACGCCATGGTCCAGCAGACGGTGGCCCGCTTCGGCCGGCTGGACATCCTGGTCTGCTGCGCCGGCATCCTGGGCCAGGAAGCCCCTTTCCTGGAGCAGTCCGCCGCCCAGTTCGACAGGGTGATGCGCATCAACGTCTACGGCGTCTACTACGCGCACCAGGCAGCCCTTCCCCACATGTTACAGGGTGGGTGGGGGCGCTGCGTGACCATCACCTCCGGCGCACGCCACGCCGCCACCAACCAGGTGCCCTACGGCGTCTCCAAAGGCGCGGTCTACTCCCTGATCGGCGCGCTGGGCAACGCCTACCCCCGGCAGAATGTCTTCGTCAACGGCGTGGAGCCCGGCCGTGCCCTCACTGACATGGTGGTGCCCCGCTTCACGCCCGAATTCCTGGCCGATCCGGGCAACCCCATCGGCCGCTATGCCGACCCGGAAGAGATCGCCGAAGTGGTGGCGTTCCTCTGCTCCGAGCGCAACACCTACACCACCGGCGCGGTCTGGAGTGTGAAAGGGGCGAGCGGATGA
- a CDS encoding PQQ-dependent sugar dehydrogenase, which yields MAQETAQETAEPTAAGAPPAGLPLDYPIQLPPGFQIRIYAGGPGVPVPNARSLALSPNGTLFVGTREAGRVYAVLDHDQDYQADEVIPIAQGLNMPNGVAFRDGALYVAEVNRILRFDNIEDNLNDPPQPVVVYDGYPSDQWHGWKFIRFGPDGKLYVPVGAPCNVCERNDPYASITRINPDGSGLEVFARGVRNSVGFDWHPQTGELWFTDNGRDYLGDDAPPDELNHAPEPGLHFGFPYCHGGTILDPEFGGGRSCDEFTPPAMALGPHVAALGMRFYTGAMFPPEYHNQIFIAEHGSWNRSVPIGYRITLVRLDEAGRATSYEVFAEGWLDGSDVHGRPVDLLVLPDGSLLVSDDTAGMIYRITYTPGESP from the coding sequence ATGGCCCAGGAGACAGCCCAGGAGACGGCCGAGCCGACAGCCGCAGGCGCGCCACCCGCCGGCCTTCCCCTGGACTATCCCATCCAATTGCCGCCGGGCTTCCAGATCCGCATCTACGCGGGTGGCCCCGGCGTCCCGGTTCCCAACGCCCGCTCCCTGGCCCTGAGCCCCAACGGTACCCTCTTTGTGGGCACCCGGGAGGCCGGCCGGGTCTACGCCGTCCTGGACCACGACCAGGACTACCAGGCGGACGAGGTGATCCCCATCGCCCAGGGGCTCAACATGCCCAACGGCGTGGCCTTCCGGGATGGCGCGCTCTACGTGGCCGAGGTCAACCGCATCCTCCGCTTCGACAACATCGAGGACAACCTGAACGACCCACCCCAGCCGGTGGTGGTCTACGATGGCTACCCCAGCGACCAGTGGCACGGCTGGAAGTTCATCCGCTTCGGGCCGGACGGCAAGCTATACGTCCCGGTGGGCGCGCCCTGCAACGTCTGCGAGCGCAACGACCCTTACGCCTCCATCACCCGCATCAACCCGGACGGCAGCGGGCTGGAGGTCTTCGCCCGGGGCGTGCGCAACAGCGTCGGCTTCGACTGGCACCCCCAGACCGGCGAGCTCTGGTTCACCGACAACGGCCGGGACTACCTGGGCGACGACGCCCCACCGGACGAACTCAACCACGCGCCGGAGCCGGGCCTGCACTTCGGCTTCCCCTACTGCCACGGCGGCACCATCCTGGATCCGGAGTTCGGCGGCGGACGCAGCTGCGACGAGTTCACGCCGCCGGCCATGGCCCTGGGCCCCCACGTGGCCGCGCTGGGCATGCGCTTCTACACCGGCGCCATGTTCCCGCCGGAATACCACAACCAGATCTTCATCGCAGAACATGGCTCCTGGAACCGCAGCGTGCCCATCGGCTACCGCATCACCCTGGTGCGCCTGGACGAAGCCGGCCGGGCCACCAGCTATGAAGTCTTCGCCGAAGGCTGGCTGGACGGCAGTGACGTCCATGGACGTCCGGTGGACCTGCTGGTCCTGCCCGACGGTTCCCTGCTGGTTTCGGATGACACCGCCGGCATGATCTACCGCATCACCTACACACCAGGAGAAAGCCCGTGA